In Anaerolineales bacterium, the following proteins share a genomic window:
- a CDS encoding SCP2 sterol-binding domain-containing protein: MPPTVRELMTETIKSAFQPDKAAGVDTVVQFRFTGAQASDWYVVIKDQKCESTEGLHPDPKMTMTVDSEDYIKISTGELDATMAFMKGKVKVSGDMGVALGMGKYFVFGK, from the coding sequence ATGCCACCCACCGTCCGCGAGTTGATGACCGAAACGATCAAGAGCGCGTTCCAGCCCGATAAAGCCGCCGGGGTTGACACAGTAGTGCAGTTCAGGTTCACGGGCGCGCAAGCGTCTGATTGGTATGTCGTCATCAAAGACCAGAAGTGCGAATCCACCGAAGGGTTGCACCCCGACCCAAAAATGACCATGACGGTCGATTCGGAGGATTACATCAAAATTTCCACCGGCGAATTGGACGCCACGATGGCGTTTATGAAGGGCAAGGTCAAGGTGAGCGGCGATATGGGCGTGGCGCTTGGCATGGGCAAGTATTTCGTCTTCGGCAAGTAG